Below is a genomic region from Lineus longissimus chromosome 16, tnLinLong1.2, whole genome shotgun sequence.
TTGTTCAAGTCGGTATGCGTCGTCGCAATTTTCTCAACTGGCTTCTCATGTCGTTCGGTTCTTTGGTCTGTAAATAGAAATTGACGAAAGCCTAAGATCAGTTTCAATACTTTTTATATCGGCCAACTCAGAAAGACAGGCATGCAGTGGTCAACAGTCTATATTTCCATCCTGATGTATTTATACTGTTTATTTGAATGGTAccgtggctgggaaaggacattaCATGATTTCTTCAAcgtgaaaaaaagatttcctgaaatatctcgatcgactGACTTATACAGTATATTGAGCGATCGAGACTATTATCTCGGGTGATCGACTACTCTAGTGATCGAGAGCAAATTTATAAACTTTAGCAACACCCTTTCATTGAAAATTCACAAATTaaacttaatacatgtacatgtatctagtaTTTCGTTTGACGTATTTCGTATTTCGGACTACctgttttcaagagaaatggCTTTGCAGGACTCCATTTTCCTTCTTCTCTGCATGTCACAACGTCGTTGGTAGCATCTAATGATGAAGACCTTACCACGTCTTTCGGCCATCTGCTAAATATTATAGTTGCCCCAGGAAGATACAATGGCCTTAGTGACATGGAATAGAACGCCTTCATCCAGGAGCTGGGAACAGCACAATTTCTGCCTGAGTAAAAACAAAACGAATACAATGTATACCATGTTCGTGACATGTGTTATTCAAGCCATTATCGAAATGCCGCCAATACTTTCGAAGTGTGCGGTGTGGCTCGTTATTAAGTATCAGTCCGGGTTTTTTTGGAATACGAAATGTTGGTCTAATTTGTTTCCGACTTCCCACCCCTGGTGGATATATTGTCACCGGAGGTGAAAACTGAAATGCTTCCACAGGATGTGAGAATAGTTTCCACCGgtgaaaattcgagaaaaaaacctAACCCTGATAAAAAACGATTGATGCTCACTTGCCACCAAAGCAATTAACGGGGATTGGCATTCTATCGAGTTTCATCATACCTTTACTTTTGCAAATGGGTCCATCCTCGATATCGAATTTTCCATTCGCAAGACAAGTGATTATTCCGCCTTTAGCCTTCAGGGATGGGATCGTCTGCTTGGTCATTGGACACGTGACCAACATTTTCCGGCCAACCCAGATTTCATCGTTAAGTATTTCCTCCACTGTTTGCTTCCACTCCTTTGGTACTTTGCATGTATTCCCTGAAAAAGAAAGTTCAAATGATATCATACTCGCCTCTCCCCCTTGTGGAATCGGCGCCAAATTGTGGCCAGGTTTAGCCAATATTTGCAAGCATATGCTTAGGGAATATTCAaccacctggcttcttcttcttcttcttctccgccTCCTCCTTCTTTTACTTCAACATTCGCCCTGGCGATCATTGCCCATTGTATGCCGGGCATGGAGGAGGAGTCAGTCACAGGCTATTCGTGTTTCTTCCCGATCGCCGCTGCCTCCAGCAAATGCGCAATGAACAAGGAATCTCACTTACACAGTCTTGTCTCATGCAACGGACATGGCACTGAGACAAAGTGCGTAATCGTCGACTCAAATAAGCATATGTCTCAACCATGAAACTTACTGACGCAATTTACATCACCACCATCATTCCAACCAGTCGTTCCACATTTCCGAGACACCCTTCCCTTCAGACGTAAGCGTTTAGGGCACGTGATATTGATCGCCTCTCCTATTTGATAATCGCCATTCAAATGCAAATGAGGCAAGTTTCTGCGCCACTGGAGAGGAGTTTTGCATTGTCGACCTAGAAATAGCAGATAACAGTTCCAAAATGTACATTATACTTTAATGTGTCCTATTTGCTGTTAAAAGCCGAGTAATGCGTTATAGTTTTTAAAATTGGGACTTGATATAATGTGTTGAAACAATTGCCAAAAGCCGATAACCAAACTCGCCGGGGTATTTTGGAATGCCCGAAAACAAATGTGACTCTCATATTCGGCAAAAAGCTCTTGAATATTAAATGTCATAAATAATCATATACAGTGCTACTAGAAATAGCTATTGTGTTTAGTTATCTCCTACATGATCAACTATGCACTAATTCTCCGTTTGACAGTGATACATAAATTCGAAAAACTTCCCTGCATACTTTTGTTCACGTAAAAATGTGTTTGATAGAAAATCTTACTTTTCTGCTTCACACACGGCTCTGACTTCTGCCACCCCGAAGCACCGCAACTGATGGTCTGGGTCTTCTTACGGGTTGACGCCAAGACGTAGCCATGCTGACATTCGAACTCGCTCGTACGATGTTTAACGGAGAAGTCACTCAAGTCTGCATTTGCAGGCCTTGGCAATTTACTAAAGCCACACTTTTTAGAACCTGTGGATGAAAATGTACGACACGCGAGATTTACCAGTGTGCGCAAAGATTTGATCACTACCATCTTTGCGAGGAATAATTCCAGTAGAGATGTCATGAATATAGGAAGCCGTTAAAGAACTGCTGTGAGTATCTTTTTTTTGTGCAACGGACAGGACGACAACTATACGCCTCTCCTCCAACCCCTACAACTGACAGAGATACGTATTAGGTAACTGTCGGCCTCGTTTTATAACTTAACAGaattatattcattcaatttgcaaatatctaaGAACACCGTTCGCAAAAAATGCAGCGTAAAAAATGGTCAAGGGTAAACCCTATCCATTCCATTATGGCCATGTAGCGCCCAGTATATTCTACCACCTACCTTCAGTTGTTGTCAAAGTGGATATCAGGACAAAGATCAGGCAAATTAGGGGCACCATCTTTTCTCCTGTTGCTGGTGCTAAGGTCCCTTCCCAACTGTGCAATGAGTGCAAAACTGTAATTCCACTCTTAAATTGTCATTGCTCAAAGCAATATGCATTGTACGGACGAGGTTTAATGTCGAGTTTGGTTGGTCCTGAGGACTATTTTGCCCAAGCACTCCTGAACTCGTACTGTCGAACCTGATCACCACGGCGTAGCGATGTATCAAATAGATCATGTGCACCGAAATTGTCTTTAAATTGCCATTGTATTTACTGGCAATCTCCAATTGCACCTTTCCCGGGGCAACGGTGTCTTTGCGAGAAGAAATTGTGAAATTGGTCGGAGTTCTAACAGCGAAACTAATCCATCTCTTGACAGCTTCGAGCGACGACCTTCAGACCATTGAGGATTGCCACAATCTAATGAAAACCAAGCCTTAATTTACTCGATCAATTTACACGTATTTTTCCCAAAATATAAATGTTCAGGTGCGGAAGATTTTTAATGGCATCATGTACCTTTTCCAAACAATTTtaaagtataaatttacaatACTTTGACAGGGTTTGGAGACAAATACCATCAGGTCATATTATGAAAAAATTAGCATTTCGACGATAGTGCGATGGTGCGTCGTCTATCATGTTCTCGTTGGCGTATTCTAGAGACATTGTCGTCATCGTCGGGATCACCTATTTGACTTCAATATCA
It encodes:
- the LOC135500476 gene encoding uncharacterized protein LOC135500476, which translates into the protein MVPLICLIFVLISTLTTTEGSKKCGFSKLPRPANADLSDFSVKHRTSEFECQHGYVLASTRKKTQTISCGASGWQKSEPCVKQKSRQCKTPLQWRRNLPHLHLNGDYQIGEAINITCPKRLRLKGRVSRKCGTTGWNDGGDVNCVRNTCKVPKEWKQTVEEILNDEIWVGRKMLVTCPMTKQTIPSLKAKGGIITCLANGKFDIEDGPICKSKGRNCAVPSSWMKAFYSMSLRPLYLPGATIIFSRWPKDVVRSSSLDATNDVVTCREEGKWSPAKPFLLKTDQRTERHEKPVEKIATTHTDLNKRRKHCRTPEAWREMFRTFPRKMKANSKVVLNTKTCPGGKRDAEVERVGGTIFCTRDGHWSVKPDYLCPVCVFPMEWVTYTKGVQLRRKYMFPGQHRKISGCKRKDLKLHPSIVKAGGKLTCTKEGRFNVNPRYLCTNAQKEAFTKFCPLPKKWSLRMGFRQKDVAPYISIQLMCRQGKVSRRCLPGGRWAGNPDITKDICTKQDDK